A section of the Tenrec ecaudatus isolate mTenEca1 chromosome 10, mTenEca1.hap1, whole genome shotgun sequence genome encodes:
- the CAMTA2 gene encoding calmodulin-binding transcription activator 2 isoform X4, which produces MAAAAVTRGTPGDSPSPRPLRPGVTVPLGALTMNSKDTTEVAENSHHLKIFLPKKLLECLPRCPLLPSERLRWNTNEEIASYLITFEKHDEWLSCAPKTRPQNGSIILYNRKKVKYRKDGYLWKKRKDGKTTREDHMKLKVQGMENPDIVLVHYLNVPALEDCGKGCSPIFCSISSDRREWLKWSREELLGQLKPMFHGIKWSCGNGTEEFSVEHLVQQILDTHPTKPAPRTHACLCSGGLGSGSLTHKCSSTKHRIISPKVEPQALTLTPIPHPPEPPPLIAPLPPELPKAHTSPSSSSSSSSGFAEPLEVRPSPPTTRGSSRGGTAILLLTGLEQRAGGLTPTRHLAPQADPRPPMSLAVVVGSEPSALPAPPSPAFDPDRFLNSPQRGQTYGGGQGVSPDFPEAEAALAPCPALEPAAALEPQAAARGLLPSTGVGGIRGNCFFIQDEDVGEEFKAQGTARPAPSPPSSPPPSPAPLEPSSRAGRGDALFGGPGGPSELEPFSLPSFPDLMGELISDEAPSIPTPALSTITDFSPEWSYPEGGVKVLITGPWTEATEHYSCVFDHIAVPASLVQPGVLRCYCPAHEVGLVSLQVSGREGPLSASVLFEYRARRFLSLPSTQLDWLSLDDNQFRMSILERLEQMEKRMAEIVAAGQVPCQGSDTPPIQDEGQGPGFEARVVVLVESMIPRSTWRGPERLAHGSPFRGMSLLHLAAAQGYARLIETLSQWRSVETGSLDLEQEVDPLNVDHFSCTPLMWACALGHLEAAVLLFRWNRQALSIPDSLGRLPLSVAHSRGHVRLARCLEELQRQEASTELPLALSPPSSSPDTGLSSVSSPSELSDGTFSVTSAYSSAPDGSPPPAPLPASETMMEEVAPGQLSSGAPEGPLLLMDYEATNLKGPRPSPRSHPLALEEGPAPEEVDSLPTLDVIPVDMISLAKQIIEATPERIKQEDFVGLPETRAPLRERTGAVGLSETMSWLASYLENVDHFPNSAPPSELPFERGRLAIPPAPSWAEFLSASASGKMESDFALLTLSDHEQRELYEAARVIQTAFRKYKGRRLKEQQEVAAAVIQRCYRKYKQFALYKKMTQAAILIQSKFRSYYEQKRFQQSRRAAVLIQQHYRSYRRRPAGALPARSKSTFLTKKQDQAARKIMRFLRRCRHRMRELKQRQELEGLPQPGLAT; this is translated from the exons ATGGCCGCTGCCGCCGTCACCCGCGGGACCCCGGGAG actccccctccccccggccCCTTAGGCCGGGGGTGACCGTGCCCCTTGGAGCCCTCACCATGAATTCCAAGGACACCACTGAGGTTGCTG AGAACAGCCACCACCTGAAGATCTTTCTCCCCAAGAAGCTGCTGGAGTGCCTTCCGCGCTGTCCCTTGCTGCCATCAGAGCGGCTCCGGTGGAATACAAACGAG GAGATTGCCTCCTACTTGATCACCTTTGAGAAGCACGATGAGTGGCTATCCTGTGCCCCAAAGACAAG GCCTCAGAATGGCTCCATCATCCTCTACAACCGCAAGAAGGTGAAATACCGGAAGGACGGTTACCTCTGGAAGAAGCGGAAAGATGGGAAGACCACCCGAGAGGACCACATGAAGTTGAAGGTCCAGGGCATGGAG AACCCCGACATCGTCCTTGTGCACTACCTGAACGTTCCGGCCCTGGAAGATTGTGGAAAGGGCTGCAGCCCAATCTTCTGTTCCATCAGCAGCGACCGGCGGGAGTGGCTCAAGTGGTCTCGGGAGGAGCTGTTGGGGCAGCTGAAGCCCATGT TTCATGGCATCAAGTGGAGCTGCGGGAATGGGACCGAAGAGTTCTCGGTGGAACACCTGGTGCAGCAGATCCTGGACACGCACCCGACCAAGCCCGCACCCCGCACCCACGCCTGTCTCTGCAGTGGAGGCCTTG GTTCTGGGAGCCTTACCCATAAATGCAGCAGCACGAAGCACCGCATCATCTCCCCCAAAGTGGAGCCCCAAGCACTGACCCTGACCCCTATTCCCCATCCCCCCGAGCCCCCTCCATTGATAGCCccactgcccccagagctccccaaggcacataCTTCCCCATCttcatcctcttcctcctcctctggctTCGCCGAACCCCTCGAGGTCAGGCCCAGCCCACCCACCACCCGAGGTTCCTCCAGAGGTGGCACTGCCATCCTACTGCTGACTGGACTGGAGCAGCGGGCGGGAGGCTTGACACCCACCCGGCACCTGGCTCCCCAGGCTGATCCCAGGCCCCCCATGAGCCTGGCTGTGGTGGTAGGCTCTGAGCCCTCTGCCTTACCAGCACCTCCCAGCCCTGCCTTTGATCCTGACCGGTTCCTCAACAGCCCCCAGAGGGGACAGACGTATGGAGGTgggcagggagtgagcccagacTTCCCTGAGGCAGAGGCTGCCCTCGCCCCTTGCCCTGCCCTAGAGCCTGCTGCTGCCCTGGAGCCGCAGGCGGCCGCTCGGGGCCTTCTTCCATCGACGGGAGttggtgggataagaggaaactgCTTCTTCATCCAAGATGAAGACGTTGGGGAGGAATTCAAGGCCCAGGGAACTGCCAGGCCGGcaccttctcccccttcttcacctccaccctcccctgcccccctcgaGCCCTCAAGCAGGGCGGGCCGAGGGGACGCCTTGTTTGGAGGCCCAGGTGGGCCCAGCGAATTGGAGCCCTTCAGCCTCCCCTCGTTCCCAGACCTCATGGGAGAACTCATCAGCGATGAGGCCCCGAGCATCCCCACCCCGGCCCTGAGCACCATCACAGACTTCTCCCCGGAGTGGTCCTACCCAGAG GGTGGGGTCAAGGTGCTCATCACAGGTCCGTGGACTGAGGCCACCGAGCATTACTCCTGTGTCTTTGATCACATTGCAGTGCCAGCCTCCCTCGTCCAGCCTGGTGTCTTACGCTGCTACTGCCCGG CCCACGAGGTAGGGCTGGTATCCTTGCAGGTTTCAGGGCGGGAGGGGCCCCTTTCTGCCTCCGTGCTTTTTGAGTACCGCGCCCGCCGGTTCCTGTCGCTGCCCAGCACTCAGCTTGACTGGCTGTCCCTGGATG ACAACCAGTTTCGCATGTCCATCCTGGAGCGGCTGGAGCAGATGGAGAAGCGGATGGCTGAGATTGTGGCAGCCGGACAGGTGCCTTGTCAGGGTTCCGACACACCCCCAATCCAG GATGAAGGCCAGGGGCCTGGGTTCGAGGCCCGGGTTGTGGTCTTGGTAGAGAGCATGATCCCACGCTCCACTTGGAGGGGTCCTGAACGCCTGGCCCATGGAAGCCCCTTCCGGGGCATGAGCCTTCTGCACCTGGCTGCTGCCCAGGGCTACGCCCGCCTCATTGAAACCCTGAGCCAGTGGCG GAGTGTGGAAACCGGAAGCTTGGACTTGGAGCAAGAGGTTGACCCTCTCAACGTGGATCATTTCTCCTGTACTCCTCTG ATGTGGGCTTGTGCCCTGGGACACCTGGAAGCTGCGGTGCTCCTCTTCCGTTGGAACCGCCAGGCGCTGAGCATTCCCGACTCACTGGGCCGCCTGCCTCTCTCCGTGGCACATTCCCGGGGTCATGTGCGCCTGGCCCGCTGCCTTGAGGAGCTGCAGAGACAGGAGGCTTCCACCGAGCTCCCACTTGCCCTATCGCCACCCTCCTCCAGCCCGGACACTG GTCTGAGCAGCGTCTCCTCGCCCTCGGAGTTGTCAGATGGCACCTTCTCGGTCACATCGGCCTATTCTAGCGCCCCAGATGGcagtcctccccctgcccctctgccAGCCTCTGAGACGATGATGGAGGAGGTGGCCCCAGGCCAGCTATCCTCTGGTGCCCCAGAGGGCCCCCTCCTCCTCATGGACTACGAGGCCACCAACCTCAAAGGTCCCCGGCCCTCCCCTCGTTCTCACCCATTGGCCCTGGAGGAGGGGCCTGCCCCAGAGGAAGTGGACAGCCTGCCCACCTTGGACGTGATCCCG GTGGACATGATCTCACTGGCCAAGCAGATCATCGAAGCCACGCCAGAGCGGATTAaacaggaggactttgtggggctGCCTGAAACCAGAGCTCCACTTAGGGAGCGGACAGGGGCCGTGGGACTCAGTGAGACCATGTCCTGGCTGGCCAGCTACCTGGAGAATGTGGACCATTTCCCCAACTCAGCCCCTCCTAG tgagctgccctttgaacggGGCCGCCTGGCTATCCCTCCCGCACCTTCCTGGGCAGAGTTTCTCTCAGCGTCTGCCAGTGGCAAGATGGAGAGTGACTTTGCCCTGTTGACGCTGTCGGATCATGAGCAGCGGGAGCTGTACGAGGCGGCCCGAGTCATCCAGACAGCCTTCCGGAAATACAAG GGCCGGCGACTGAAGGAGCAGCAGGAGGTGGCAGCCGCTGTGATACAGCGCTGTTACCGGAAGTACAAGCAG tTTGCCCTCTACAAGAAGATGACCCAGGCAGCCATCCTGATCCAGAGCAAGTTCCGCAGCTACTACGAACAAAAGCGGTTCCAGCAGAGCCGCCGGGCTGCCGTGCTCATCCAGCAGCACTACCGCTCCTACCGCCGCCGGCCCGCGGGTGCCCTGCCTGCCCGGAGCAA aAGCACCTTTCTCACTAagaagcaggaccaggcagcccgGAAGATCATGCGATTTTTGCGGCGCTGCCGACACAG GATGAGGGAACTGAAGCAGCGCCAGGAGCTGGAAGGACTTCCCCAACCCGGACTGGCCACCTGA
- the CAMTA2 gene encoding calmodulin-binding transcription activator 2 isoform X2 — translation MAAAAVTRGTPGDSPSPRPLRPGVTVPLGALTMNSKDTTEVAENSHHLKIFLPKKLLECLPRCPLLPSERLRWNTNEEIASYLITFEKHDEWLSCAPKTRPQNGSIILYNRKKVKYRKDGYLWKKRKDGKTTREDHMKLKVQGMECLYGCYVHSSIVPTFHRRCYWLLQNPDIVLVHYLNVPALEDCGKGCSPIFCSISSDRREWLKWSREELLGQLKPMFHGIKWSCGNGTEEFSVEHLVQQILDTHPTKPAPRTHACLCSGGLGSGSLTHKCSSTKHRIISPKVEPQALTLTPIPHPPEPPPLIAPLPPELPKAHTSPSSSSSSSSGFAEPLEVRPSPPTTRGSSRGGTAILLLTGLEQRAGGLTPTRHLAPQADPRPPMSLAVVVGSEPSALPAPPSPAFDPDRFLNSPQRGQTYGGGQGVSPDFPEAEAALAPCPALEPAAALEPQAAARGLLPSTGVGGIRGNCFFIQDEDVGEEFKAQGTARPAPSPPSSPPPSPAPLEPSSRAGRGDALFGGPGGPSELEPFSLPSFPDLMGELISDEAPSIPTPALSTITDFSPEWSYPEGGVKVLITGPWTEATEHYSCVFDHIAVPASLVQPGVLRCYCPAHEVGLVSLQVSGREGPLSASVLFEYRARRFLSLPSTQLDWLSLDDNQFRMSILERLEQMEKRMAEIVAAGQVPCQGSDTPPIQDEGQGPGFEARVVVLVESMIPRSTWRGPERLAHGSPFRGMSLLHLAAAQGYARLIETLSQWRSVETGSLDLEQEVDPLNVDHFSCTPLMWACALGHLEAAVLLFRWNRQALSIPDSLGRLPLSVAHSRGHVRLARCLEELQRQEASTELPLALSPPSSSPDTGLSSVSSPSELSDGTFSVTSAYSSAPDGSPPPAPLPASETMMEEVAPGQLSSGAPEGPLLLMDYEATNLKGPRPSPRSHPLALEEGPAPEEVDSLPTLDVIPVDMISLAKQIIEATPERIKQEDFVGLPETRAPLRERTGAVGLSETMSWLASYLENVDHFPNSAPPSELPFERGRLAIPPAPSWAEFLSASASGKMESDFALLTLSDHEQRELYEAARVIQTAFRKYKGRRLKEQQEVAAAVIQRCYRKYKQFALYKKMTQAAILIQSKFRSYYEQKRFQQSRRAAVLIQQHYRSYRRRPAGALPARSKSTFLTKKQDQAARKIMRFLRRCRHRMRELKQRQELEGLPQPGLAT, via the exons ATGGCCGCTGCCGCCGTCACCCGCGGGACCCCGGGAG actccccctccccccggccCCTTAGGCCGGGGGTGACCGTGCCCCTTGGAGCCCTCACCATGAATTCCAAGGACACCACTGAGGTTGCTG AGAACAGCCACCACCTGAAGATCTTTCTCCCCAAGAAGCTGCTGGAGTGCCTTCCGCGCTGTCCCTTGCTGCCATCAGAGCGGCTCCGGTGGAATACAAACGAG GAGATTGCCTCCTACTTGATCACCTTTGAGAAGCACGATGAGTGGCTATCCTGTGCCCCAAAGACAAG GCCTCAGAATGGCTCCATCATCCTCTACAACCGCAAGAAGGTGAAATACCGGAAGGACGGTTACCTCTGGAAGAAGCGGAAAGATGGGAAGACCACCCGAGAGGACCACATGAAGTTGAAGGTCCAGGGCATGGAG TGTCTCTATGGCTGCTACGTTCACTCTTCCATCGTCCCTACATTCCATCGGCGTTGCTACTGGCTGCTCCAG AACCCCGACATCGTCCTTGTGCACTACCTGAACGTTCCGGCCCTGGAAGATTGTGGAAAGGGCTGCAGCCCAATCTTCTGTTCCATCAGCAGCGACCGGCGGGAGTGGCTCAAGTGGTCTCGGGAGGAGCTGTTGGGGCAGCTGAAGCCCATGT TTCATGGCATCAAGTGGAGCTGCGGGAATGGGACCGAAGAGTTCTCGGTGGAACACCTGGTGCAGCAGATCCTGGACACGCACCCGACCAAGCCCGCACCCCGCACCCACGCCTGTCTCTGCAGTGGAGGCCTTG GTTCTGGGAGCCTTACCCATAAATGCAGCAGCACGAAGCACCGCATCATCTCCCCCAAAGTGGAGCCCCAAGCACTGACCCTGACCCCTATTCCCCATCCCCCCGAGCCCCCTCCATTGATAGCCccactgcccccagagctccccaaggcacataCTTCCCCATCttcatcctcttcctcctcctctggctTCGCCGAACCCCTCGAGGTCAGGCCCAGCCCACCCACCACCCGAGGTTCCTCCAGAGGTGGCACTGCCATCCTACTGCTGACTGGACTGGAGCAGCGGGCGGGAGGCTTGACACCCACCCGGCACCTGGCTCCCCAGGCTGATCCCAGGCCCCCCATGAGCCTGGCTGTGGTGGTAGGCTCTGAGCCCTCTGCCTTACCAGCACCTCCCAGCCCTGCCTTTGATCCTGACCGGTTCCTCAACAGCCCCCAGAGGGGACAGACGTATGGAGGTgggcagggagtgagcccagacTTCCCTGAGGCAGAGGCTGCCCTCGCCCCTTGCCCTGCCCTAGAGCCTGCTGCTGCCCTGGAGCCGCAGGCGGCCGCTCGGGGCCTTCTTCCATCGACGGGAGttggtgggataagaggaaactgCTTCTTCATCCAAGATGAAGACGTTGGGGAGGAATTCAAGGCCCAGGGAACTGCCAGGCCGGcaccttctcccccttcttcacctccaccctcccctgcccccctcgaGCCCTCAAGCAGGGCGGGCCGAGGGGACGCCTTGTTTGGAGGCCCAGGTGGGCCCAGCGAATTGGAGCCCTTCAGCCTCCCCTCGTTCCCAGACCTCATGGGAGAACTCATCAGCGATGAGGCCCCGAGCATCCCCACCCCGGCCCTGAGCACCATCACAGACTTCTCCCCGGAGTGGTCCTACCCAGAG GGTGGGGTCAAGGTGCTCATCACAGGTCCGTGGACTGAGGCCACCGAGCATTACTCCTGTGTCTTTGATCACATTGCAGTGCCAGCCTCCCTCGTCCAGCCTGGTGTCTTACGCTGCTACTGCCCGG CCCACGAGGTAGGGCTGGTATCCTTGCAGGTTTCAGGGCGGGAGGGGCCCCTTTCTGCCTCCGTGCTTTTTGAGTACCGCGCCCGCCGGTTCCTGTCGCTGCCCAGCACTCAGCTTGACTGGCTGTCCCTGGATG ACAACCAGTTTCGCATGTCCATCCTGGAGCGGCTGGAGCAGATGGAGAAGCGGATGGCTGAGATTGTGGCAGCCGGACAGGTGCCTTGTCAGGGTTCCGACACACCCCCAATCCAG GATGAAGGCCAGGGGCCTGGGTTCGAGGCCCGGGTTGTGGTCTTGGTAGAGAGCATGATCCCACGCTCCACTTGGAGGGGTCCTGAACGCCTGGCCCATGGAAGCCCCTTCCGGGGCATGAGCCTTCTGCACCTGGCTGCTGCCCAGGGCTACGCCCGCCTCATTGAAACCCTGAGCCAGTGGCG GAGTGTGGAAACCGGAAGCTTGGACTTGGAGCAAGAGGTTGACCCTCTCAACGTGGATCATTTCTCCTGTACTCCTCTG ATGTGGGCTTGTGCCCTGGGACACCTGGAAGCTGCGGTGCTCCTCTTCCGTTGGAACCGCCAGGCGCTGAGCATTCCCGACTCACTGGGCCGCCTGCCTCTCTCCGTGGCACATTCCCGGGGTCATGTGCGCCTGGCCCGCTGCCTTGAGGAGCTGCAGAGACAGGAGGCTTCCACCGAGCTCCCACTTGCCCTATCGCCACCCTCCTCCAGCCCGGACACTG GTCTGAGCAGCGTCTCCTCGCCCTCGGAGTTGTCAGATGGCACCTTCTCGGTCACATCGGCCTATTCTAGCGCCCCAGATGGcagtcctccccctgcccctctgccAGCCTCTGAGACGATGATGGAGGAGGTGGCCCCAGGCCAGCTATCCTCTGGTGCCCCAGAGGGCCCCCTCCTCCTCATGGACTACGAGGCCACCAACCTCAAAGGTCCCCGGCCCTCCCCTCGTTCTCACCCATTGGCCCTGGAGGAGGGGCCTGCCCCAGAGGAAGTGGACAGCCTGCCCACCTTGGACGTGATCCCG GTGGACATGATCTCACTGGCCAAGCAGATCATCGAAGCCACGCCAGAGCGGATTAaacaggaggactttgtggggctGCCTGAAACCAGAGCTCCACTTAGGGAGCGGACAGGGGCCGTGGGACTCAGTGAGACCATGTCCTGGCTGGCCAGCTACCTGGAGAATGTGGACCATTTCCCCAACTCAGCCCCTCCTAG tgagctgccctttgaacggGGCCGCCTGGCTATCCCTCCCGCACCTTCCTGGGCAGAGTTTCTCTCAGCGTCTGCCAGTGGCAAGATGGAGAGTGACTTTGCCCTGTTGACGCTGTCGGATCATGAGCAGCGGGAGCTGTACGAGGCGGCCCGAGTCATCCAGACAGCCTTCCGGAAATACAAG GGCCGGCGACTGAAGGAGCAGCAGGAGGTGGCAGCCGCTGTGATACAGCGCTGTTACCGGAAGTACAAGCAG tTTGCCCTCTACAAGAAGATGACCCAGGCAGCCATCCTGATCCAGAGCAAGTTCCGCAGCTACTACGAACAAAAGCGGTTCCAGCAGAGCCGCCGGGCTGCCGTGCTCATCCAGCAGCACTACCGCTCCTACCGCCGCCGGCCCGCGGGTGCCCTGCCTGCCCGGAGCAA aAGCACCTTTCTCACTAagaagcaggaccaggcagcccgGAAGATCATGCGATTTTTGCGGCGCTGCCGACACAG GATGAGGGAACTGAAGCAGCGCCAGGAGCTGGAAGGACTTCCCCAACCCGGACTGGCCACCTGA
- the CAMTA2 gene encoding calmodulin-binding transcription activator 2 isoform X1, with product MAAAAVTRGTPGDSPSPRPLRPGVTVPLGALTMNSKDTTEVAENSHHLKIFLPKKLLECLPRCPLLPSERLRWNTNEEIASYLITFEKHDEWLSCAPKTRPQNGSIILYNRKKVKYRKDGYLWKKRKDGKTTREDHMKLKVQGMEPVSWQCLYGCYVHSSIVPTFHRRCYWLLQNPDIVLVHYLNVPALEDCGKGCSPIFCSISSDRREWLKWSREELLGQLKPMFHGIKWSCGNGTEEFSVEHLVQQILDTHPTKPAPRTHACLCSGGLGSGSLTHKCSSTKHRIISPKVEPQALTLTPIPHPPEPPPLIAPLPPELPKAHTSPSSSSSSSSGFAEPLEVRPSPPTTRGSSRGGTAILLLTGLEQRAGGLTPTRHLAPQADPRPPMSLAVVVGSEPSALPAPPSPAFDPDRFLNSPQRGQTYGGGQGVSPDFPEAEAALAPCPALEPAAALEPQAAARGLLPSTGVGGIRGNCFFIQDEDVGEEFKAQGTARPAPSPPSSPPPSPAPLEPSSRAGRGDALFGGPGGPSELEPFSLPSFPDLMGELISDEAPSIPTPALSTITDFSPEWSYPEGGVKVLITGPWTEATEHYSCVFDHIAVPASLVQPGVLRCYCPAHEVGLVSLQVSGREGPLSASVLFEYRARRFLSLPSTQLDWLSLDDNQFRMSILERLEQMEKRMAEIVAAGQVPCQGSDTPPIQDEGQGPGFEARVVVLVESMIPRSTWRGPERLAHGSPFRGMSLLHLAAAQGYARLIETLSQWRSVETGSLDLEQEVDPLNVDHFSCTPLMWACALGHLEAAVLLFRWNRQALSIPDSLGRLPLSVAHSRGHVRLARCLEELQRQEASTELPLALSPPSSSPDTGLSSVSSPSELSDGTFSVTSAYSSAPDGSPPPAPLPASETMMEEVAPGQLSSGAPEGPLLLMDYEATNLKGPRPSPRSHPLALEEGPAPEEVDSLPTLDVIPVDMISLAKQIIEATPERIKQEDFVGLPETRAPLRERTGAVGLSETMSWLASYLENVDHFPNSAPPSELPFERGRLAIPPAPSWAEFLSASASGKMESDFALLTLSDHEQRELYEAARVIQTAFRKYKGRRLKEQQEVAAAVIQRCYRKYKQFALYKKMTQAAILIQSKFRSYYEQKRFQQSRRAAVLIQQHYRSYRRRPAGALPARSKSTFLTKKQDQAARKIMRFLRRCRHRMRELKQRQELEGLPQPGLAT from the exons ATGGCCGCTGCCGCCGTCACCCGCGGGACCCCGGGAG actccccctccccccggccCCTTAGGCCGGGGGTGACCGTGCCCCTTGGAGCCCTCACCATGAATTCCAAGGACACCACTGAGGTTGCTG AGAACAGCCACCACCTGAAGATCTTTCTCCCCAAGAAGCTGCTGGAGTGCCTTCCGCGCTGTCCCTTGCTGCCATCAGAGCGGCTCCGGTGGAATACAAACGAG GAGATTGCCTCCTACTTGATCACCTTTGAGAAGCACGATGAGTGGCTATCCTGTGCCCCAAAGACAAG GCCTCAGAATGGCTCCATCATCCTCTACAACCGCAAGAAGGTGAAATACCGGAAGGACGGTTACCTCTGGAAGAAGCGGAAAGATGGGAAGACCACCCGAGAGGACCACATGAAGTTGAAGGTCCAGGGCATGGAG cctgtcTCCTGGCAGTGTCTCTATGGCTGCTACGTTCACTCTTCCATCGTCCCTACATTCCATCGGCGTTGCTACTGGCTGCTCCAG AACCCCGACATCGTCCTTGTGCACTACCTGAACGTTCCGGCCCTGGAAGATTGTGGAAAGGGCTGCAGCCCAATCTTCTGTTCCATCAGCAGCGACCGGCGGGAGTGGCTCAAGTGGTCTCGGGAGGAGCTGTTGGGGCAGCTGAAGCCCATGT TTCATGGCATCAAGTGGAGCTGCGGGAATGGGACCGAAGAGTTCTCGGTGGAACACCTGGTGCAGCAGATCCTGGACACGCACCCGACCAAGCCCGCACCCCGCACCCACGCCTGTCTCTGCAGTGGAGGCCTTG GTTCTGGGAGCCTTACCCATAAATGCAGCAGCACGAAGCACCGCATCATCTCCCCCAAAGTGGAGCCCCAAGCACTGACCCTGACCCCTATTCCCCATCCCCCCGAGCCCCCTCCATTGATAGCCccactgcccccagagctccccaaggcacataCTTCCCCATCttcatcctcttcctcctcctctggctTCGCCGAACCCCTCGAGGTCAGGCCCAGCCCACCCACCACCCGAGGTTCCTCCAGAGGTGGCACTGCCATCCTACTGCTGACTGGACTGGAGCAGCGGGCGGGAGGCTTGACACCCACCCGGCACCTGGCTCCCCAGGCTGATCCCAGGCCCCCCATGAGCCTGGCTGTGGTGGTAGGCTCTGAGCCCTCTGCCTTACCAGCACCTCCCAGCCCTGCCTTTGATCCTGACCGGTTCCTCAACAGCCCCCAGAGGGGACAGACGTATGGAGGTgggcagggagtgagcccagacTTCCCTGAGGCAGAGGCTGCCCTCGCCCCTTGCCCTGCCCTAGAGCCTGCTGCTGCCCTGGAGCCGCAGGCGGCCGCTCGGGGCCTTCTTCCATCGACGGGAGttggtgggataagaggaaactgCTTCTTCATCCAAGATGAAGACGTTGGGGAGGAATTCAAGGCCCAGGGAACTGCCAGGCCGGcaccttctcccccttcttcacctccaccctcccctgcccccctcgaGCCCTCAAGCAGGGCGGGCCGAGGGGACGCCTTGTTTGGAGGCCCAGGTGGGCCCAGCGAATTGGAGCCCTTCAGCCTCCCCTCGTTCCCAGACCTCATGGGAGAACTCATCAGCGATGAGGCCCCGAGCATCCCCACCCCGGCCCTGAGCACCATCACAGACTTCTCCCCGGAGTGGTCCTACCCAGAG GGTGGGGTCAAGGTGCTCATCACAGGTCCGTGGACTGAGGCCACCGAGCATTACTCCTGTGTCTTTGATCACATTGCAGTGCCAGCCTCCCTCGTCCAGCCTGGTGTCTTACGCTGCTACTGCCCGG CCCACGAGGTAGGGCTGGTATCCTTGCAGGTTTCAGGGCGGGAGGGGCCCCTTTCTGCCTCCGTGCTTTTTGAGTACCGCGCCCGCCGGTTCCTGTCGCTGCCCAGCACTCAGCTTGACTGGCTGTCCCTGGATG ACAACCAGTTTCGCATGTCCATCCTGGAGCGGCTGGAGCAGATGGAGAAGCGGATGGCTGAGATTGTGGCAGCCGGACAGGTGCCTTGTCAGGGTTCCGACACACCCCCAATCCAG GATGAAGGCCAGGGGCCTGGGTTCGAGGCCCGGGTTGTGGTCTTGGTAGAGAGCATGATCCCACGCTCCACTTGGAGGGGTCCTGAACGCCTGGCCCATGGAAGCCCCTTCCGGGGCATGAGCCTTCTGCACCTGGCTGCTGCCCAGGGCTACGCCCGCCTCATTGAAACCCTGAGCCAGTGGCG GAGTGTGGAAACCGGAAGCTTGGACTTGGAGCAAGAGGTTGACCCTCTCAACGTGGATCATTTCTCCTGTACTCCTCTG ATGTGGGCTTGTGCCCTGGGACACCTGGAAGCTGCGGTGCTCCTCTTCCGTTGGAACCGCCAGGCGCTGAGCATTCCCGACTCACTGGGCCGCCTGCCTCTCTCCGTGGCACATTCCCGGGGTCATGTGCGCCTGGCCCGCTGCCTTGAGGAGCTGCAGAGACAGGAGGCTTCCACCGAGCTCCCACTTGCCCTATCGCCACCCTCCTCCAGCCCGGACACTG GTCTGAGCAGCGTCTCCTCGCCCTCGGAGTTGTCAGATGGCACCTTCTCGGTCACATCGGCCTATTCTAGCGCCCCAGATGGcagtcctccccctgcccctctgccAGCCTCTGAGACGATGATGGAGGAGGTGGCCCCAGGCCAGCTATCCTCTGGTGCCCCAGAGGGCCCCCTCCTCCTCATGGACTACGAGGCCACCAACCTCAAAGGTCCCCGGCCCTCCCCTCGTTCTCACCCATTGGCCCTGGAGGAGGGGCCTGCCCCAGAGGAAGTGGACAGCCTGCCCACCTTGGACGTGATCCCG GTGGACATGATCTCACTGGCCAAGCAGATCATCGAAGCCACGCCAGAGCGGATTAaacaggaggactttgtggggctGCCTGAAACCAGAGCTCCACTTAGGGAGCGGACAGGGGCCGTGGGACTCAGTGAGACCATGTCCTGGCTGGCCAGCTACCTGGAGAATGTGGACCATTTCCCCAACTCAGCCCCTCCTAG tgagctgccctttgaacggGGCCGCCTGGCTATCCCTCCCGCACCTTCCTGGGCAGAGTTTCTCTCAGCGTCTGCCAGTGGCAAGATGGAGAGTGACTTTGCCCTGTTGACGCTGTCGGATCATGAGCAGCGGGAGCTGTACGAGGCGGCCCGAGTCATCCAGACAGCCTTCCGGAAATACAAG GGCCGGCGACTGAAGGAGCAGCAGGAGGTGGCAGCCGCTGTGATACAGCGCTGTTACCGGAAGTACAAGCAG tTTGCCCTCTACAAGAAGATGACCCAGGCAGCCATCCTGATCCAGAGCAAGTTCCGCAGCTACTACGAACAAAAGCGGTTCCAGCAGAGCCGCCGGGCTGCCGTGCTCATCCAGCAGCACTACCGCTCCTACCGCCGCCGGCCCGCGGGTGCCCTGCCTGCCCGGAGCAA aAGCACCTTTCTCACTAagaagcaggaccaggcagcccgGAAGATCATGCGATTTTTGCGGCGCTGCCGACACAG GATGAGGGAACTGAAGCAGCGCCAGGAGCTGGAAGGACTTCCCCAACCCGGACTGGCCACCTGA